A window of Ipomoea triloba cultivar NCNSP0323 chromosome 2, ASM357664v1 contains these coding sequences:
- the LOC116011421 gene encoding KH domain-containing protein At5g56140-like, whose product MASGRFMACSPSPSGPHSPHIGALRSASSAIVEQEKYLAELLGERNKLCPFMPVLPNCYRLLNQEILRVTTLLGNASVLDQSGFEHGSPLASGGLFSNGGANKDRWSSPFQSEMSGLVQSSSAQSWLGSQSSSSGLIVKRTIRIDIPVEQYPNYNFVGRLLGPRGNSLKRVEVSTDCRVLIRGRGSIKDPTKEEMMRGKPGYEHLNEPLHVVVEAELPVEIIDARLMQAREILEDLLKPVDESQDFYKKHQLRELAMLNGTLREEGSQMSGSVSPFNNNLGMKRAKTRG is encoded by the exons ATGGCTTCTGGCAGGTTTATGGCGTGCTCACCTTCGCCCTCCGGCCCTCACTCTCCTCACATCGGCGCTCTCCGCTCCGCTTCGTCTGCCATCGTCGAGCAAGAGAA GTATCTTGCGGAGTTGCTTGGTGAACGTAACAAACTCTGTCCTTTTATGCCTGTGCTTCCTAATTGCTATCGGTTGCTAAACCAGG AAATACTTCGTGTAACTACACTCTTGGGGAATGCATCTGTTTTAGATCAAAGTGGGTTTGAACATGGTAGCCCCTTGGCTTCAGGAGGACTGTTTTCAAATGGAGGTGCTAACAAGGACAGATGGTCATCACCATTTCAATCCGAA ATGTCAGGTTTGGTGCAGTCTTCTTCTGCTCAAAGCTGGCTTGGTAGTCAAAGTAGCTCATCGGGACTTATAGTTAAGCGGACCATCAGAATTGATATACCTGTGGAGCAATATCCCAAT TACAATTTCGTTGGACGTCTCCTTGGTCCCAGAGGAAACTCCCTTAAGCGAGTGGAAGTAAGTACTGACTGCCGCGTTTTGATAAGAGGGCGTGGAAGCATCAAGGACCCTACAAAG GAAGAGATGATGAGAGGTAAACCTGGGTATGAACACTTGAATGAACCCTTGCATGTGGTTGTGGAGGCTGAACTGCCAGTGGAGATAATTGATGCTCGGTTAATGCAAGCACGTGAGATACTTGAAGATCTACTCAAGCCTGTG GATGAATCTCAAGATTTTTATAAAAAGCACCAGCTACGGGAATTGGCAATGCTCAATGGCACACTGAGAGAAGAAGGTTCTCAAATGTCTGGTTCTGTTTCCCCCTTCAACAACAACCTTGGGATGAAGAGGGCCAAGACAAGGGGCTAA
- the LOC116011422 gene encoding uncharacterized protein LOC116011422: MAEMKDAHVVVEIPVDEEHQQKKQTALCSAIEHHPLMEISRSPGHLLLLKLWQREEELFGRRIAAKETRLDFIRREIFQLCCFFFTFHAFFFTVLFTSDSGDACRKWWIPSAVSACTSLFIAFLVQLKLCRFWKMSRQLQRERNDGRAVTRCIQELRMKGESFDLSKEPLQIGKRMKSSSVEIKWRPLTWCSQYAVTVGLVCFAGLLFPASRFIVCS, translated from the coding sequence ATGGCAGAAATGAAAGATGCGCATGTCGTCGTGGAAATCCCAGTCGACGAGGAGCATCAACAGAAGAAGCAGACCGCCCTCTGTTCTGCAATTGAGCACCATCCATTAATGGAGATCTCGCGAAGTCCAGGCCACCTCTTACTTCTCAAGCTTTGGCAACGAGAGGAGGAGCTCTTCGGCCGCAGAATCGCGGCCAAAGAGACGAGGCTGGATTTCATCAGACGCGAGATCTTCCAACTCTGCTGTTTCTTTTTCACATTCCACGCCTTTTTCTTCACCGTACTGTTCACTTCCGATTCGGGAGACGCGTGCCGGAAATGGTGGATCCCGTCCGCCGTGTCCGCGTGCACTTCACTTTTCATTGCTTTTCTTGTGCAATTGAAGCTTTGCAGGTTCTGGAAGATGTCGAGGCAGTTGCAGAGGGAGAGGAACGATGGCCGCGCGGTGACGAGGTGTATTCAGGAGCTGAGGATGAAGGGGGAGAGCTTTGATCTGTCGAAAGAGCCTCTTCAGATTGGGAAGAGGATGAAGAGTTCCAGTGTGGAGATCAAGTGGAGGCCTCTCACTTGGTGCTCTCAGTATGCAGTAACTGTTGGCCTTGTTTGCTTTGCAGGTCTGCTCTTCCCAGCTTCAAGGTTCATCGTCTGCTCTTAA